TAAAAGGTGAAGAGCCCGCTACCTCCGGCGGTGCCGACGGTCATCGCGCCACTGGCCACGAGCTGCCCATTGTCCAGGTCGAACTTGCCGAGCCCTCCGGACTGCTGGCCGATGGTGAAGGCTCCCGAGTTCGTAAGCGACTGCCCGGGCGTCACGCCGAAGCTACCCTCCGGCACGCTGAGCGAACCCACCGTGCGCCCGTCGGTGAGCCATACGGTGCCGCCGTTGGAGACGATGGCGGTGTCACCACCGCCGGGTAACACGCCGCCGGTCCAGTTGGCGGTGTCGTTGTAATCACCTTCCCCCCCCGACCACGAAATGCTCGCGGCATGGAGGGGAGTGGCGAGGAGGATCGCCGTCGCCAGAGCTTGGATTGGGCGACGGGTGACGGGGGTCGAAGTGAAGCGGGTTTGAACGGGGATCGAAGGCAACCTATTTTTCACGATCGCCCGATATCCGCCTGCCACGACGATCACCACCCGGATGGGACGAAGCGGCTTCGCCCCGTGACGAAAGCGCCATCGACAGACTCAGCCTGCACCCAGCCGTTCCTGCAGATCGCGCAGCGGGCTGGTCATGTCCACGCGCGCGCCGGACTTCAGGATCACGCAATAGCTTCCCGCCCCCATCGGCTGCACCTCACGCAGTCGGGACAGGTTGATGATCGCCGAGCGGCTCACGCGCATGAAGCCATACGGCTCCAGCCGGTCGGTCATCGCCGCCATGGTCTCGCGTACGATGTGCCGCTCGGTACCGCAGTGGAGCACCAGGTAATTCCCCGCTGCCTCGACATGATCAATCTCTCCGGCGCGGACGAAGATGATGCGCTCCGGCGACTTCACCAGCACCCGCGGGCCGCCATCGATGGTGTGCAGGTGCGACTTCAACTGCGCCAGCCCCCCATCCGACCCCGAGGCCAGCCGCTCGCGGGCACGCTCGATGGCCTCCTTGAAGCGAGCTGCCTTGAAGGGCTTCAGCAGGTAATCCACCGCGCTCACTTCAAATGCGCGCACCGCGTGGGTATCATACGCCGTGGTGAAGATCACCGCCGGCGCGGGATCGGCGGGCAGTTCCTCCAGCACATCGAAGCCACTCAGCCGTGGCATCTGGATGTCCAAGAAGAGCAGCTCCGGCCGCAACTCCACACACATAGCGAGCGCGCCCTCTCCATCGGCTGCCTCCCCGGCGATCTCGATGTCTGGCTCGCAGGCTAACAGACTGCGGACCCGTTCGCGGGCCAGCTCTTCATCGTCCACGATCAGACAGCGGAACTTTTTCATGTCAGGTCATGGTGTGAAAGAGTGTGCGGGGAGCTGGATGATCATGCGGACGCCGCCACCCGGCGGCTCCTCGGAGCGGAAAGCGTGCCGACCGGGATAGAGCGCGGCGAGTCGCTCGCGGATGCTGGCCAGCCCGATGCCGCTCCCACTGCCGGAGCTGCCCGATGAATGACCGAGGCCTACGCCATCGTCCTCGATGAGGATGGTCAGCATCTCGCCCTCCACCGTGGTGGAGATGCGCACGCTGCCGCCCGCGCCGCGTGGCTCGATGCCGTGGTGAATCGCATTCTCCACCAGCGGCTGCACCAGTAGCGCGGGCACCAGCAGTCCGAGCGTGTCGCGGCTGATCTCGCGTTCCACCTTCAGCCGCTCGCCGAAGCGCATCCGCTGCAGATCGAGATAGCGGTCGATGAAATGCAGCTCCTCGCGTAACGGGATCTCCGCCTGGCGTTCACCATCAAGCGCGATGCGCAGCAGCTCGCTGAGCGAGGTGATCATCTCCTCCGCCCGCTCCGGATCCTTGCGGGTGAGCATGGCGATGCCATTGAGCGTGTTGAAAAGAAAGTGCGGCTGGAGCTGGGCTTGCAAGGCGCGGGCACGGGCCATTGCGTGGCTAGAGTCGAGCAGCGCCGCGCGTTCATTCTCCTGCCGCGCCTTGCGCAGGAAGATCCCGGCATGCGCGGCCACCAGCAGCGCAAGAAACGCAAAGCTATCTAACAAAACCATCGACCTCGCCTGCG
This genomic interval from Luteolibacter arcticus contains the following:
- a CDS encoding LytR/AlgR family response regulator transcription factor, with amino-acid sequence MKKFRCLIVDDEELARERVRSLLACEPDIEIAGEAADGEGALAMCVELRPELLFLDIQMPRLSGFDVLEELPADPAPAVIFTTAYDTHAVRAFEVSAVDYLLKPFKAARFKEAIERARERLASGSDGGLAQLKSHLHTIDGGPRVLVKSPERIIFVRAGEIDHVEAAGNYLVLHCGTERHIVRETMAAMTDRLEPYGFMRVSRSAIINLSRLREVQPMGAGSYCVILKSGARVDMTSPLRDLQERLGAG
- a CDS encoding sensor histidine kinase, translating into MTLSSSRTGFLLPRWLPGAFFAAWTVLAAAVLWWFALREPESRVVFVEMGAGGALDSSASRLLLNQQLLPWVPWLILSPYVLWFAFRFPLFGVAKWRNAALLLTAGALFIGVSAAFQDRAARRQPILAPMPAVETWFPPGFDKTPGGEFGIPLAREIGRNPQTELPEAFGLPPEVDPRKLPGMIFTREEMKQRIEAKWSVIATRSEAALGGLLKSQARSMVLLDSFAFLALLVAAHAGIFLRKARQENERAALLDSSHAMARARALQAQLQPHFLFNTLNGIAMLTRKDPERAEEMITSLSELLRIALDGERQAEIPLREELHFIDRYLDLQRMRFGERLKVEREISRDTLGLLVPALLVQPLVENAIHHGIEPRGAGGSVRISTTVEGEMLTILIEDDGVGLGHSSGSSGSGSGIGLASIRERLAALYPGRHAFRSEEPPGGGVRMIIQLPAHSFTP